Sequence from the Angustibacter luteus genome:
GGGTCCGTGCGAGTCGTGCTCACGCGGGTCTCCACCGTACTGCCCGCCTCGCCGAGGGCCGCGACGATCCGGCTCTCGCAGCCGGCCAGCCACGGCCACTCGCTGGCCCAGTGGGAGACGTCCACCAGGTAGGGGCGTCCGTCGCCGGCGCTCTCGCGAGCCTCCGACGCGGGGTGGTGGCGCAGGTCGGCCGTCAGGTAGACGTCGGCACCGCTGGCCCGGACGGCGTCGAACAGGTCGTCGCCCGCTCCGCCGGCGACCGCGACCCGCTGCACCAGCGCGTCCTTGTCGCCGCTGACCCGCACACCCTGCACCGTGAACGGCAGTGCGCTGGACACCAACCGGGCGAACTGGTCCAGGGTCACCGGCTCGGCCAGGACGCCGACGCGCCCCACCCCGGTGCCGTGGCCCATGTCCGCGAGCTCGAGGACGTCGAAGGCCGGCTCCTCGTAGGGGTGCGCGGCGCGCAGCGCCTGGACGACGTCGGGACGACGGTACCGGGGTAGCACCATCTCGACCCGGGTCTCGTCGAGCGTCTCGACGTCCCCGACCTTTCCCACCGCCGGCTTCGCCCCCTCCCCCGGCGTGAACGTGCCGCTGCCCGTCGACGTCCAGGCGCACCGGCTGTAGTCGCCGAGCTCACCCGCGCCGGCGGCGGCCAGCGCGTCCACCACGGCGTCCGCGGACGCGGTCGGGACGAACACCACGATCTTGTCGAGCGCCTCGAGCGGCTGCGGGCTCAGCGGCTGCAGCTCGTCCAGGCCGAGGACCCGAGCCAGCGCGTCGCTCACGCCCGGCATGGCGATGTCGGCGTTGGTGTGCGCGACGTACAGCGCACACCCCGCCCGGATCAGCCGGTGCACGATCCGGCCCTTGGCGCTGGTTGCCGCGACCGAGCTGACGGCGCGCAGCAGCAGCGGGTGGTGTGCGACCAGCAGGTCGGCGTCCCACTCGATGGCCTCGTCGACGACGGCGGTCGTCGGGTCGACGGCGAACAGGATCTTGCGCACCGGTTGGTCGGGGTCGCCGCAGACCAGCCCGACCGCGTCCCAGTCCATCGCGCTGCCGGTCGGGTAGAGGTCGGCCAGCCCCGCCATCACCTCGGCCAGGGTCGGCGGCCGCACCTGCTGCGCGTCGGAGTCGCTCACGGGAGGAAACCTATCGCCCAGCAGGCAGCTGTCGGCAGCATCCGCGCGCCGCGACGTCTCGGACGACCCGGTGTAGTGGTGGGCCCGGCCGGGTTCGAACCGACGACACCCGCGGTGTAAACGCGGTGCTCTACCAGCTGAGCTACAGGCCCCAACCGCCCGGACCGGCCGGGCGGCACGTCGTCACGCCGTCGTCGTCACAGCGCGGCGATCGCCTCACGGTACGCGTTCGGGTCGCGCGCCTCGCCCGGACCGTGCACCAGGCTCCAGGCCAGGTTGCCGTCCCCGCCGACCAGGAACGTGCCACGGGTCGCCATGCCGAAGTCGGGCAGGAAGACGCCGTACGCGCTCGCGGCCGCGCCGTGCGGCCAGAAGTCGGACAGCAGCGGGAACTCGTAGCCCTGGTCGGCGGACCAGGCGCGCAGCGAGTGCACGGGGTCGCACGAGATCCCGAGCAGCTGGACGTCGTCGTTCTGGAACGCGGACAGGTCGTCGCGCAGCTCGCACAGCTCACCCGTGCAGGTGCCGCTGAAGGCGAACGGGTAGAACACGAGCAGGACGGCGCGCTCGCCGCGGAACGCCGACAGCGTGACCTCCTCACCGTGCTGGCTCTTCAGGGTGAAGTCCGGTGCGGGGTCACCGACGGTCAGGGTGGGCTCGGTCATGGAGGATCCTCTCGGGACTGCGAGGGCGGGTCGGTACAGGACTACTTGCGGCCGGAGCGCGGAGCGACGAGCTGGGTGGCGCTCCAGTCCTGCCCGGCGCTGAACGTCGAGGTGCCGTGCAGGCCGGCGGCCAGGGCCGCCTCGACGACCTCGCTCGGCGGGACGTGACCCTCGCGGCCAGCCTTCGGCGTGAGCAGGACGACGGAACCGCGCTCGCCGAGGTTCGTCAGGGCGTCCACGAGCGCATCCACGAGGTCGCCCTCGTCGTCCGCCCACCAGAGCAGCACGACGTCGGCCACCTCGTCGGCTTCTTCGTCCAGCAGGTCGGAGTCGACCGCGTCCTCGATGGCCACGCGGATCTCGTCGTCGACCTCCTCGTGCCAACCCAGCTCCTGCACGACCTGACCCCGTTGCAGACCCAGACGCCCGACGAGCCCCCGGTCGGCCGCGTCGTCCGCGGTGGCACTCACGATTCCCACTCCTCGCCTACGAGCCTCACTGAGCCCGGCGTTGCTGCCGGACCCGCGCGGGATGCCCCGCGTGTGCCCGTAGTCCACTAGAGGGGGACGGATCGCGCAAGCGCCTGTCCACAGGGAGGGCCTCTGCGTGTCGCGAATACCGGCACAACGGCGGACATTCACGGGCTCGCCCGGTGTCCCGCTGGCCCACCGTCCGGCTGTGCGGCTGCCCGCAGCCGTGCGAGGCTGACGGCATGGGACGCATCACGACGCGGACGCCGGTGCAGCGCGTCACGCTCGACGGCGACCAGGTCTCGGTGGTGCGCCGACCTGACACGGTGACCGTCGAGGAGCCCCTGCAGGTCCGGGTGGACGGCCGCCCGCTGACCGTGACGATGCGAACGCCCGGGGACGACTTCGACCTGGCGCTCGGGTTCCTGGTCGGTGAGGGCCTGGTGTCGGGGGCGGACGACGTCCGGACGCTCATGCACTGCCTGGACGAGGACGCCGACGGCCACCCCACCTACAACGTGGTGGACGTCGCCCTCAGCCCCGGCGTGGTGCTGCCGGAGGTCTCGCTCGAGCGGTCGTTCGCCTCGACGTCCGCCTGCGGGGTGTGCGGGACGACGAGCATCGACGCGGTGCGCCGCCGGTCGCCGTACGACGTCGCGGCGGACCGCACGCCGATCGCGCCGCAGGTGCTGGCCGACCTGCCGGAAGCGTTGGCGCGGGAGCAGGCCGCGTTCGAGCGGACCGGCGGGCTGCACGCGGCCGGGCTGTTCACCGCCGCGGGCGAGCTGCTGGTGGTGCGCGAGGACGTCGGCCGGCACAACGCGGTGGACAAGGTCGTGGGCTGGGCCGCCCGCGAGCACCGGCTGCCGCTGGCCGGGCACGTCCTCGTGGTCAGCAGCCGGGCGTCCTTCGAGCTCACCCAGAAGGCCGTGATGGCCGGGATCCCTTGTCTCGCAGCGATCTCGGCGCCGTCCAGCCTCGCCATCGAGCTGGCCGAGCAGTCCGGACTGACCCTGGTGGGCTTCCTGCGGCCGCCCCGGCTGAGCGTCTACGCGGGCGGCGACCGACTGGGGCTGTAAGTCGGCCGGCCGGTCAGCCGGCGAGGAACGACAGGCGGACCCGGCGGTCGGGGTTGTCCACGTTGGTGTCGACGAGCACCACGCTCTGCCAGGTGCCGAGCACGAGGCGTCCGCCGAGCACCGGCAGCGTGGCGTACGGCGGGACCAGGCCGGGCAGCACGTGGTCGCGCCCGTGCCCGGGCGAGCCGTGCCGGTGCCGCCAGCCGCGACCGGCCGGCCCGGACGGCGGCAGCACGTCGCGCAGCGCGGCGAGCAGGTCGTCGTCGCTGCCCGCACCGGTCTCGATGACCGCGACGCCGGCCGTCGCGTGCGGCACGAACACGTGCAGCAGACCGTCTCCGGCGCCGACGTCCGCGAGGAACTGCTCGCACCGCGAGGTCAGGTCGACGACCCGCTCGACCGCACCCGTGTGCACGTTCAGCTCGAGGCTCTCCACGCCGCCGACCCTAGCCGCGGACCGGCTACCGGTGGGTAGATGTGACGCGCCGGGCGGCGAGGGGCAGGATGGTGCCGTCTACGGATCGTGAGAGAGGACGACAGTGAGCAGTCGCGAGGACGCGGGACCCATCCTGAACGGGATCCCGAGCCAGCTGCCGGACATCGACCCGGACGAGACCCAGGAGTGGCTCGACTCGCTCGACGGTGTCCTCGACGAGAAGGGCCGCACCCGCACCCGGTACCTGATGCTCAAGCTGCTCGAGCGGGCCCGCGAGCGCCAGGTCGGTGTGCCCAGCCTGACCGCCACGGACTACATCAACACGATCAGCCCCGAGTCCGAGCCGTGGTTCCCCGGCGATGAGGAGGTCGAGCGTCGTTACCGCGCCTGGCTGCGCTGGAACGCCGCGGTCATCGTGCACCGCGCGCAGCGCCCCGGCATCGGCGTCGGCGGGCACATCAGCAGCTACGCCTCGAGCGCGACGCTGTACGAGGTCGGCTTCAACCACTTCTTCCGCGGCGCCGACCACGAGGGCGGCGGCGACCAGATCTACATCCAGGGCCACGCCTCCCCCGGCATCTACGCCCGCGCGTACCTGGAGGGCCGGCTCAGCGAGGACCAGCTGTCCGGGTTCCGGCAGGAGCTCAGCCACCCCGGCGGCGGCATGCCGTCGTACCCGCACCCGCGCCTCATGCCGGACTTCTGGCAGTTCCCCACGGTGTCCATGGGTCTGGGCCCGATGAACGCCATCTACCAGGCCCAGTTCAACAAGTACCTGCACGGACGGGGCATCAAGGACACCAGCCAGCAGCGCGTGTGGGCGTTCCTCGGCGACGGCGAGATGGACGAGCCGGAGAGCCGCGGCCTGCTGCACGTCGCCGCTTTCGAGGAGCTCGACAACCTGACGTTCGTGGTCAACTGCAACCTGCAGCGGCTCGACGGTCCGGTGCGCGGCAACGGCAAGATCATCCAGGAGCTCGAGGCGTCGTTCCGCGGCGCCGGCTGGAACGTGGTCAAGGTGACGTGGGGCCGCGAGTGGGACCCGCTGCTGGCCGCCGACCGGGACGGCGCGCTGGTGCACCTGATGAACTCCACCCCGGACGGCGACTACCAGACCTACCGGGCCAACGACGGCGCCTACATCCGCGAGCACTTCTTCGGCCGGGACCCGCGGACCCGCAAGATGGTCGAGAACCTCTCGGACGACGACATCTGGAAGCTCAAGCGCGGTGGCCACGACTACCGCAAGATGTACGCCGCCTACGACGCCGCCGTGCACCACACCGGCCAGCCCACCGTCGTCCTCGCCCAGACCATCAAGGGCTACGGCCTCGGGCCGCACTTCGCCGGCCGCAACGCGACGCACCAGATGAAGAAGCTGACGGTGGACGACGCGAAGCTGTTGCGGGACAGCCTGCGCATCCCGATCAGCGACGCGCAGATCGAGGCGGACCCGTACAAGCTGCCCTTCTACCACCCGGGCGCGGAGGACGAGGCCATCAAGTACCTGCTGGAGCGCCGCGCCAAGCTGGGCGGCTCCATCCCGCGGCGCCGCTCGCACGGCAAGCAGCTGGCCCTGCCGCCGGACTCGACGTACGACGTGGTCAAGCGCGGGTCCGGCAAGCAGGAGGTCGCCACCACGATGGCGTTCGTCCGGCTGCTGCGCGACCTCATGCGGGACAAGGAGATCGGCCCGCGCATCGTGCCGATCATCCCGGACGAGGCGCGGACCTTCGGCATGGACTCGTTCTTCCCGACGGCCAAGATCTACAACCCGCACGGGCAGAACTACGTGTCCGTGGACGCCGACCTGATGTTGGCCTACAAGGAGTCGACGTCCGGGCAGATCCTGCACGTGGGGATCAACGAGGCCGGGTCCGTGGCCGCCTTCACCGCGGCCGGGTCGTCGTACTCGACGCACGGCGAGCCGATGATCCCGGTCTACGTCTTCTACTCGATGTTCGGCTTCCAGCGGACGGCGGACAGCCTGTGGGCGGCCGCCGACCAAATGGCCCGTGGCTTCCTGATCGGGGCGACGGCCGGCCGCACGACGCTGACCGGCGAGGGCCTTCAGCACGCGGACGGCCACTCGCCGATCCTGGCCGCGACCAACCCCGCGGTCGTCGCCTACGACCCGGCCTACGGCTACGAGATCGGGCACATCGTCCGCGACGGCCTGCGTCGGATGTACGGGGACGACCCGGAGAACGTCTTCTACTACCTGACGGTCTACAACGAGCCGATCGTCCAGCCGGCCGAGCCGGAGAACCTCGACGTGGACGCGCTGCTCAAGGGCATGTACCTGCTGCGCCCGGGTCAGGCCGACACCGGCCGCCCGCGGGTGCAGCTGCTGGCCTCGGGCGTCGCGATGTCCTGGGCGCTCGAGGCCCAGGAGCTGCTCGGGACGGACTTCGGGGTGGACGCCGACGTGTGGAGCGTGACGTCCTGGAACGAGTTGCGCCGTGACGGGCTGGCCTGCGACGAGCAGTCCTTCCTCGCCCCGGAGCAGCCGGTGCGGGTGCCGTTCGTCACCCAGCAGCTCGGACGTCGGCACGGTCCGGTGGTCGCGGTCAGCGACTACATGCGGGCGGTGCCGGACCAGATCCGCGAGTGGGTCCCGTCGGACTACGCGACGCTCGGGGCCGACGGCTTCGGCCTGTCCGACACCCGACCCGCCGCGCGCCGGCACTTCCACATCGACGGCCCGTCGGTCGCCGTCCGGGCGCTGCAGTCCCTGGCCGCGCGGGGCGAGATCGACCCGCGCACGCCAGCGGTGGCGGCCGAGAAGTACCAGCTGCTGGACATCTCGGCGGGCACGTCGGGCAACGCCGGCGGCGAATCCTAACCCGTCCGCTGGGGCGAACGTGCATGATCACCGCGGAGCGCGTCCGCGGTGATCATGCGCGTTCGCCCGATCCGCCGGTGGGGTCGGCTCAGCGGGCTGCGGGGCGACGCGAGGCGAGCGCGTCCAGCTGCTCGCGCAGGTCGACGACGTCCGCCTCGGGGTGCTCGGCGAGCGCGTCGAGGTGGCGGCGGGCCTCGCCGATCCGCCCGGCCTCGGCGGCGGCCTGCACGAGCTCGCGGCCCGCGCCCGGCACGTGCTCGCGCGGGCGCCAGTGCCCGACGCCCAGGGCCAGTGCCACCTCGGGCATCCCCTCGCGCCGCAGCATCGCCAGGCTCTCGGCGAGCGCCCGACCGGTGGGCTCGCGCTCGACGGCGATCCCGAGCCGGCGCTGCGCGCCCTCGAGGTCCTCGCGCAGCGAGAGCCGGCCGAGCTCGATCAGCGGGTACCAGGCGCGGGAGTTGTGCGCGAGCTCCTCGGCCAGCGCCCACTCGGCGTCGGCGACGGCCCGCGGCCGACGTTCCTCGTCCTCGTGGCCCTCGGCGGCCTCGCGGCGGACCACCTCGGCGAGCTGGGCGAAGGCGACGGAGTCGTTGGGGTCCTGGTGCAGGCGGGCGCGCAGGGCGACCTGGTTGTCGTCGGAGGCGGGCCCGACGAGACGGCGGCGCTTGAGCAGGGTCGGCGCTGCGCTGGTGCCCGCAGCGGCGGCAGAACCGCGCACCCGTTCACGAAGTCGGTCCAGCAGTCCCACGTCGTCCTCCTTGCGTCCCGGTCAGGGTCCGAGGATCCGGCAGATGCTCAACCGATCCGCACTGCGACGATAACCCAGGATTGTCCGTTCGGCAGCCCCCGGAGCCGCCGGGTGGGCCGCTGAGCGCCCGGCGTCACCATCTCGTGACCATTGTGTTGCGTCCACAAAGACGCATTAGGCTGCCAGCGTGAGTGAGCACGCCGAGAACGTGCGCCCGAGCGTCGTCGCGGGCGTCGCCGGCGCGCGCACGAGGCGACGCATCGAGCAGGGCATGCCGGAGCTGGCCCGGCTCGCGACGTCCCGGATGGAGGCGACCCTCCCCTGGTACCGCGCCCTGTCCGCCCAGGACCGGTCGTGGGTGGGCCTGGTGGCGCAGGCGGGCGTGGGTGCGTTCCTGGCCTGGTTCCGCCACCCGAGCGGGGTGCTGGAGATCACGGCTGACGTGTTCGGCACGGCACCGCGCGAGCTGACCCGCGCGATCACGCTGCGCCAGACCCTCGACCTGGTCCGCACGGTGGTGGACGTCGTCGAGGACCAGGTCGACGAGCTGGCCGCGCCGGGCGAGGAGCAGGCCCTGCGGCTGGCCGTGCTGCGCTACTCCCGCGAGGTCGCCTTCGCGGCCGCCGAGGTCTACGCCCAGGCCGCCGAGTCCCGCGGCGCCTGGGACGCCCGGCTCGAGGCCCTGGTGGTCGACGCGGTGCTGCGCGGCGAGGCGGACGACGCCCTGCAGTCGCGCGCCGCGGCGCTCGGCTGGGACGCGCAGACGGACGTCGTCGTGGTGGCCGGCGAGGCGGCCTCGGGGTCGGCGGCGGAGGTCGTGGAGTCCCTGCGGCAGCACGCTCGTCGCCTCGGCGTCGACGCGCTGGCCGCGGTGCAGGGTGGCCGGCTGGTCGCCGTGCTGGGTGGCGTGACGAACCCCCTGGCCACGGCGGACGGTCTCTCGCTCGCGTTCGCCGAGGGGCCGGTCGTGGTCGGGCCGACGGTGCCGCACCTGTTCGCGGCGGGACGTTCGGCGCGGGCCGCGCTCGCGGGGCTCGTCGCGGCTCGCGCGTGGCCCGAGGCACCCCGCCCCGTGCTGGCGGACGACCTGCTGCCCGAGCGGGTGCTGGCCGGGGACACCCCCGCCCGGCGCGCGCTGGTCGACCGGGTCTACCGCCGCCTGCAGGACGCACGCGGGAGCCTGCTCGACACGGTCAGCACGTACCTGGAGTCCGGCGGTTCGCTGGAGGCGTCGGCGCGCATCCTGTTCGTGCACCCCAACACGGTGCGGTACCGGCTGCGCCGGGCGGCCGAGACCTGCGGGTACGACGTGATGCAGCCCCGGGACGCCCACGTCGTCCGGATGGCGCTGGCGCTGGGCCGGTTGTCCGGATCGACCCGGCGGCCGCTGCCGCCCGCCGACGCCGACCTCGAACCGGTTGTGGCCCCGACCGGGGCCGCCCGGACCGCTGATTGACGCCGTTTTGTAGGAAACCTCCAAATCGAGGGCGCAAGGTTGGTCCGCGTCGGCAGCCGGTTCCGGCCCCTGCAGCAGACAGGGTGGGTACGTGCTCGTCATCGCCTGCCCTGGACAGGGCTCCCAGACCCCCGGCTTCCTGCGCCCCTGGCTCGAGCTGCCGGGCTTCGAGGACCGGTTGAGCTGGCTGTCCGTCGTCGCCGGGATCGACCTGGTCAAGCACGGCACCGAGTCGGACGCCGACACCATCCGGGACACGGCCGTGGCGCAGCCGCTGATCGTGGCGAGCGGCCTGGTGTCACTGCTGGCGCTCTTCCCGCACCCCGCCGAGGCGTTCCGGCAGATCGCCGCCGGTGCAGGGCACAGCGTCGGTGAGATCACGGCCGCCACCGGCGCGGGCGTGCTGACCGCCGAGCAGGCCATGGTGTTCGTCCGCGAGCGTGGCCGGGCGATGGCCGAGGCCAGCGCAGTGACGGCGACGGGCATGACGGCCGTCCTCGGTGGTGACCCGGACGAGGTCGCGGCTGCCCTGGCCAAGCACGGCCTGACCGCGGCGAACGCGAACGGTGCGGGGCAGACGGTTGCGGCCGGCACCCTCGAGCAGCTGGCCGCCCTGAAGGACGTCCCGCCCGCCAAGGCCCGCCTGATGCCCCTGCAGGTCGCCGGGGCCTTCCACACCGAGCACATGCGGCCGGCCGTCGACGTCCTGTCCGGCTACGCCCGCGCCATCACCACGCACGACCCGCGCACCCGGCTGCTCTCGAACGCCGACGGGCACGTCGTGCACGACGGGCGCGAGGTGCTGCGCCGGCTGGTCAGCCAGGTCAGCAACCCGGTGCGCTGGGACCTGTGCATGGAGGCCATGCGCGACCTGGGCGTCACCGGCTTCATCGAGATCCCCCCGGCCGGCGCGCTGACCGGGTTGGTCAAGCGGTCGCTGCCGGACGTCGAGACGCTGGCCCTGAAGACCCCCGACGACCTGGACAAGGCCAAGGAGATGGTGGCCCGGCACGGCCAGTCCAGCGGCCTGTCGCAGAGCCCGACCTGGCGCCTGGTCGTCGCCCCGCTGAAGGGCATCGTGCACTTCACCGCGCTGGACGCCGGCGCGTCCGTCGGCGACGGAGACACCATCGCCACCGTGGCCACCCTGCGCGACACCTTCGACGTCGTCGCCCCGCACGGCGGTCGCGTCGTCGAGTGGCTGGTCGAGGACGGCGACCCCGTCTCGCCCGGTCAGCCCATCGTCCGACTGCACCCGCAGGAGGTACCGGCATGACCGAACGCCCCCAGATCTCGCCGCCCAGCGGCGCCCCGCACGCCCGGATCTACGGCGTGGGCGGCTACCGGCCCGAGCGGGTCGTGCCCAACTCCGAGCTCGTCGAGCGGATCGACTCGAGCGACCAGTGGATCCGGGAGCGCTCCGGCATCGTCTCGCGTCGTTGGGCCGCCGCCGACGAGACCGTGGTGGACATGGCCGAGGCCGCGTGCCGCCAGGCCCTGGACGCCGCGGGCCTGGACGCCTCGCGCATCGGCGCGGTGCTGGTGGCCACGGTCACCCACCCGTTCCAGACGCCGTCCGCGGCCTCCATGCTGACCCACCGGCTCGGCGCCACCCCGGCGGCGGCCATGGACATCTCAGCCGCCTGCGCCGGCTTCTGCCACGGCGTCGCGCTGGCCGGCGACATGGTGCGCGGTGGCAGCGCCGAGTACGTGCTGGTCGTGGGGGTCGAGAAGCTCTCCGACTTCACCGACCTCAGCGACCGCGGCACCGCCTTCATCTTCGGCGACGGTGCGGGCGCGGTGGTGATCGGCCCGTCCGACACCCCGGGCATCGGCCCCACCGTCTGGGGCTCGGACGGCGCGCAGTGGGACGCGATCCGCCAGCGCGAGAGCTGGATCGCCGTCCGCGACGGCAGCACCGACTGGCCGCACATCACGATGGCCGGCCAGACCGTGTTCCGCTGGGCCGTCTGGCAGATGGCACCCATCGCCCAGCAGGCGCTGGAGAAGGCC
This genomic interval carries:
- a CDS encoding Nif3-like dinuclear metal center hexameric protein → MSDSDAQQVRPPTLAEVMAGLADLYPTGSAMDWDAVGLVCGDPDQPVRKILFAVDPTTAVVDEAIEWDADLLVAHHPLLLRAVSSVAATSAKGRIVHRLIRAGCALYVAHTNADIAMPGVSDALARVLGLDELQPLSPQPLEALDKIVVFVPTASADAVVDALAAAGAGELGDYSRCAWTSTGSGTFTPGEGAKPAVGKVGDVETLDETRVEMVLPRYRRPDVVQALRAAHPYEEPAFDVLELADMGHGTGVGRVGVLAEPVTLDQFARLVSSALPFTVQGVRVSGDKDALVQRVAVAGGAGDDLFDAVRASGADVYLTADLRHHPASEARESAGDGRPYLVDVSHWASEWPWLAGCESRIVAALGEAGSTVETRVSTTRTDPWTMHVPSRGSTP
- a CDS encoding DUF3052 domain-containing protein, producing MSATADDAADRGLVGRLGLQRGQVVQELGWHEEVDDEIRVAIEDAVDSDLLDEEADEVADVVLLWWADDEGDLVDALVDALTNLGERGSVVLLTPKAGREGHVPPSEVVEAALAAGLHGTSTFSAGQDWSATQLVAPRSGRK
- the fdhD gene encoding formate dehydrogenase accessory sulfurtransferase FdhD, translating into MGRITTRTPVQRVTLDGDQVSVVRRPDTVTVEEPLQVRVDGRPLTVTMRTPGDDFDLALGFLVGEGLVSGADDVRTLMHCLDEDADGHPTYNVVDVALSPGVVLPEVSLERSFASTSACGVCGTTSIDAVRRRSPYDVAADRTPIAPQVLADLPEALAREQAAFERTGGLHAAGLFTAAGELLVVREDVGRHNAVDKVVGWAAREHRLPLAGHVLVVSSRASFELTQKAVMAGIPCLAAISAPSSLAIELAEQSGLTLVGFLRPPRLSVYAGGDRLGL
- a CDS encoding acyltransferase domain-containing protein, with the protein product MLVIACPGQGSQTPGFLRPWLELPGFEDRLSWLSVVAGIDLVKHGTESDADTIRDTAVAQPLIVASGLVSLLALFPHPAEAFRQIAAGAGHSVGEITAATGAGVLTAEQAMVFVRERGRAMAEASAVTATGMTAVLGGDPDEVAAALAKHGLTAANANGAGQTVAAGTLEQLAALKDVPPAKARLMPLQVAGAFHTEHMRPAVDVLSGYARAITTHDPRTRLLSNADGHVVHDGREVLRRLVSQVSNPVRWDLCMEAMRDLGVTGFIEIPPAGALTGLVKRSLPDVETLALKTPDDLDKAKEMVARHGQSSGLSQSPTWRLVVAPLKGIVHFTALDAGASVGDGDTIATVATLRDTFDVVAPHGGRVVEWLVEDGDPVSPGQPIVRLHPQEVPA
- a CDS encoding beta-ketoacyl-ACP synthase III, with the translated sequence MTERPQISPPSGAPHARIYGVGGYRPERVVPNSELVERIDSSDQWIRERSGIVSRRWAAADETVVDMAEAACRQALDAAGLDASRIGAVLVATVTHPFQTPSAASMLTHRLGATPAAAMDISAACAGFCHGVALAGDMVRGGSAEYVLVVGVEKLSDFTDLSDRGTAFIFGDGAGAVVIGPSDTPGIGPTVWGSDGAQWDAIRQRESWIAVRDGSTDWPHITMAGQTVFRWAVWQMAPIAQQALEKAGISAEQLDAFIPHQANMRIIDSMIKALRLPEGIPVARDIAETGNTSAASIPLAMERMLREGEAPHGGLALLIGFGAGLSYAAQVVTLP
- a CDS encoding YjbQ family protein, which gives rise to MESLELNVHTGAVERVVDLTSRCEQFLADVGAGDGLLHVFVPHATAGVAVIETGAGSDDDLLAALRDVLPPSGPAGRGWRHRHGSPGHGRDHVLPGLVPPYATLPVLGGRLVLGTWQSVVLVDTNVDNPDRRVRLSFLAG
- a CDS encoding peroxiredoxin, with product MTEPTLTVGDPAPDFTLKSQHGEEVTLSAFRGERAVLLVFYPFAFSGTCTGELCELRDDLSAFQNDDVQLLGISCDPVHSLRAWSADQGYEFPLLSDFWPHGAAASAYGVFLPDFGMATRGTFLVGGDGNLAWSLVHGPGEARDPNAYREAIAAL
- the aceE gene encoding pyruvate dehydrogenase (acetyl-transferring), homodimeric type, producing the protein MSSREDAGPILNGIPSQLPDIDPDETQEWLDSLDGVLDEKGRTRTRYLMLKLLERARERQVGVPSLTATDYINTISPESEPWFPGDEEVERRYRAWLRWNAAVIVHRAQRPGIGVGGHISSYASSATLYEVGFNHFFRGADHEGGGDQIYIQGHASPGIYARAYLEGRLSEDQLSGFRQELSHPGGGMPSYPHPRLMPDFWQFPTVSMGLGPMNAIYQAQFNKYLHGRGIKDTSQQRVWAFLGDGEMDEPESRGLLHVAAFEELDNLTFVVNCNLQRLDGPVRGNGKIIQELEASFRGAGWNVVKVTWGREWDPLLAADRDGALVHLMNSTPDGDYQTYRANDGAYIREHFFGRDPRTRKMVENLSDDDIWKLKRGGHDYRKMYAAYDAAVHHTGQPTVVLAQTIKGYGLGPHFAGRNATHQMKKLTVDDAKLLRDSLRIPISDAQIEADPYKLPFYHPGAEDEAIKYLLERRAKLGGSIPRRRSHGKQLALPPDSTYDVVKRGSGKQEVATTMAFVRLLRDLMRDKEIGPRIVPIIPDEARTFGMDSFFPTAKIYNPHGQNYVSVDADLMLAYKESTSGQILHVGINEAGSVAAFTAAGSSYSTHGEPMIPVYVFYSMFGFQRTADSLWAAADQMARGFLIGATAGRTTLTGEGLQHADGHSPILAATNPAVVAYDPAYGYEIGHIVRDGLRRMYGDDPENVFYYLTVYNEPIVQPAEPENLDVDALLKGMYLLRPGQADTGRPRVQLLASGVAMSWALEAQELLGTDFGVDADVWSVTSWNELRRDGLACDEQSFLAPEQPVRVPFVTQQLGRRHGPVVAVSDYMRAVPDQIREWVPSDYATLGADGFGLSDTRPAARRHFHIDGPSVAVRALQSLAARGEIDPRTPAVAAEKYQLLDISAGTSGNAGGES
- a CDS encoding PucR family transcriptional regulator, yielding MPELARLATSRMEATLPWYRALSAQDRSWVGLVAQAGVGAFLAWFRHPSGVLEITADVFGTAPRELTRAITLRQTLDLVRTVVDVVEDQVDELAAPGEEQALRLAVLRYSREVAFAAAEVYAQAAESRGAWDARLEALVVDAVLRGEADDALQSRAAALGWDAQTDVVVVAGEAASGSAAEVVESLRQHARRLGVDALAAVQGGRLVAVLGGVTNPLATADGLSLAFAEGPVVVGPTVPHLFAAGRSARAALAGLVAARAWPEAPRPVLADDLLPERVLAGDTPARRALVDRVYRRLQDARGSLLDTVSTYLESGGSLEASARILFVHPNTVRYRLRRAAETCGYDVMQPRDAHVVRMALALGRLSGSTRRPLPPADADLEPVVAPTGAARTAD